A region of Lycium barbarum isolate Lr01 chromosome 3, ASM1917538v2, whole genome shotgun sequence DNA encodes the following proteins:
- the LOC132631964 gene encoding septum site-determining protein minD homolog, chloroplastic: protein MLSSLQPLYNPKPSYFTPPNPLSPQTLKPTPPLSKPSRNFYPCIHSILQYNRKPQLAGNTPRVVVITSGKGGVGKTTTTANIGLSLARLGFSVVAIDCDVGLRNLDLLLGLENRVNYTVVEVLNGDCRLDQALVRDKRWSNFELLCISKPRSKLPIGFGGKALVWLVDALKARDEGVPDFIIIDCPAGIDAGFITAITPANEAVLVTTPDITSLRDADRVTGLLECDGIRDIKMMVNRVRTDMIKGEDMMSVLDVQEMLGLPLLGVIPEDSEVIRSTNRGYPLVLNKPPALAGLAFEQAAWRLVEQDSMETVMLEEEPKKRGFFSFFGR from the coding sequence ATGTTATCATCTCTCCAACCACTCTATAACCCTAAACCCTCCTACTTTACCCCTCCCAATCCCTTATCCCCCCAAACCCTAAAACCCACCCCCCCACTCTCCAAACCTTCTAGAAACTTCTACCCTTGCATCCATTCAATCCTCCAATACAACCGCAAACCTCAACTCGCAGGAAACACCCCAAGAGTCGTCGTTATTACCTCCGGCAAAGGCGGCGTCGGTAAGACAACAACCACCGCAAATATCGGTCTCTCCTTAGCCCGTCTCGGGTTCTCAGTCGTCGCTATTGACTGCGATGTTGGTCTTCGCAATCTTGACCTCCTATTGGGCCTAGAAAACCGGGTTAATTACACCGTTGTCGAGGTTTTAAATGGGGATTGTAGACTTGATCAGGCTCTTGTACGTGATAAACGTTGGTCTAATTTCGAGTTGCTTTGTATTTCTAAACCTAGATCTAAATTGCCTATTGGGTTTGGTGGGAAAGCATTGGTTTGGTTAGTGGATGCTTTAAAAGCTCGCGATGAAGGTGTGCCTGATTTTATAATTATTGATTGTCCAGCTGGCATTGATGCTGGGTTTATAACGGCTATAACTCCCGCGAATGAGGCTGTGTTAGTGACAACACCGGATATTACGAGCTTAAGGGATGCCGATAGAGTGACGGGGTTGTTGGAATGTGATGGAATAAGGGATATTAAGATGATGGTGAATAGGGTTCGAACGGATATGATTAAAGGGGAAGATATGATGTCTGTATTGGATGTGCAAGAAATGTTGGGGCTTCCATTGTTGGGAGTGATACCTGAGGATTCCGAAGTTATTAGAAGTACTAATAGAGGTTATCCACTTGTGTTGAACAAGCCACCAGCTTTGGCAGGTCTTGCATTTGAACAAGCAGCTTGGAGGTTGGTTGAGCAAGATAGTATGGAGACTGTAATGTTGGAGGAGGAGCCAAAGAAACGAGGGTTTTTCTCGTTTTTCGGAAGGTAG